Proteins found in one Bacteroidia bacterium genomic segment:
- the ung gene encoding uracil-DNA glycosylase, with amino-acid sequence MIGNLQAPLHPSWMEYIGQEFEKPYFKELENFLKEEANTTVFPPSSKIFAALQATPFSEIKVVILGQDPYHGPGQANGLSFSVNDGMPLPPSLKNIFKELVSDIGIPYPTSGNLEPWARQGVLLLNATLTVRANQPGSHQKRGWETFTNEIIHQLSLHKQGVVFLLWGKFAQEKQGLIHAQNHRILMAAHPSPLSAYNGFFGCKHFSKTNDFLRSIGKSEIDWKLGMDLFS; translated from the coding sequence ATGATTGGAAATTTGCAAGCACCCCTACACCCGTCCTGGATGGAGTACATTGGACAGGAATTTGAAAAGCCCTATTTTAAGGAATTAGAAAACTTTTTGAAGGAGGAAGCCAATACCACCGTGTTTCCGCCATCTTCTAAAATATTCGCAGCTTTGCAAGCAACTCCTTTTTCTGAAATTAAGGTAGTTATCCTTGGTCAAGACCCATATCATGGTCCGGGACAAGCCAATGGGCTTAGTTTTTCGGTTAACGATGGAATGCCTCTTCCTCCATCCTTGAAGAATATATTTAAAGAACTGGTGAGCGATATAGGAATTCCTTATCCGACGAGTGGAAACCTGGAGCCCTGGGCCAGGCAAGGAGTTTTATTGCTGAATGCAACACTAACTGTTCGGGCAAATCAACCCGGGAGTCACCAAAAAAGGGGTTGGGAAACGTTTACCAATGAAATAATACACCAACTTTCCTTGCATAAACAGGGTGTGGTTTTTTTGCTTTGGGGAAAGTTTGCTCAGGAAAAGCAAGGGCTCATCCATGCTCAAAATCACCGAATTCTTATGGCCGCCCATCCTTCACCCTTAAGCGCTTACAATGGGTTCTTTGGGTGTAAACATTTTTCTAAAACCAATGATTTTCTGCGTTCCATTGGAAAGTCGGAGATTGATTGGAAGCTAGGAATGGATTTGTTTTCTTGA
- the mgtE gene encoding magnesium transporter: MPIEITAQLVEQLRSALLKADREAVLLLISDLHSADLAEVYNELQAHEGRFVYACLTEEQKAELLPELDEDVRETLLSSLSDEEIAETVDLLDSDDAADLIAELPEERQEGVLAEMEDEEQADDIADLLSYDENSAGGLMATELIRVQLKWNVATCVREMRRQAEDVKEVYAVYVVDERDVLQGLLSLKKLLITPVRALVEEIYTQEIISVTADTPSEEVANIMQKYDVVVLPVVDGEGRLIGRITIDDVVDVIKEEASKDYQLMSGISEDIEQTDKVWVISRARLPWLMVAMMGGIMASQVIGLHEESLQIHPEMAYFMPLIAAMGGNVGVQSSAIIVQGLANNTLSRSGIFQKLLKELSVGLLNALACSLLLLSYNLAFHHGFALSVTVSIALVIVIVFAAIFGTLVPLTLDRYNIDPALATGPFITTSNDIIGLFIYFMVARAMYGLI; the protein is encoded by the coding sequence ATGCCAATCGAAATTACAGCCCAACTGGTAGAACAGTTGAGGTCAGCCCTACTAAAGGCTGATCGTGAGGCTGTATTGCTGTTAATTTCCGATCTCCATTCTGCCGATTTAGCCGAAGTCTACAACGAACTACAAGCCCATGAAGGCCGGTTCGTATATGCTTGCCTAACAGAAGAGCAAAAAGCAGAGCTGCTTCCCGAACTCGACGAAGATGTTAGGGAAACCTTGCTTTCATCCCTTTCTGATGAAGAGATTGCGGAAACGGTTGATTTGTTGGATTCCGACGATGCGGCTGACTTAATTGCTGAACTTCCCGAAGAACGCCAGGAAGGTGTATTGGCCGAAATGGAGGATGAGGAGCAGGCCGATGATATTGCAGACCTTTTAAGCTACGACGAAAATTCGGCCGGTGGTTTAATGGCTACGGAGTTAATTCGGGTTCAGTTGAAATGGAATGTGGCCACCTGTGTGCGCGAAATGCGCCGTCAGGCCGAAGATGTGAAAGAGGTGTATGCTGTTTATGTGGTAGACGAAAGGGATGTATTGCAAGGCCTTTTATCACTGAAAAAGCTCCTGATTACTCCGGTAAGGGCATTGGTAGAAGAAATTTATACCCAGGAAATTATTTCAGTTACTGCTGATACTCCTTCCGAAGAGGTTGCCAATATTATGCAAAAGTACGACGTAGTGGTATTGCCCGTTGTAGATGGAGAAGGCAGACTGATTGGCCGGATAACCATCGACGACGTAGTGGATGTTATTAAGGAAGAAGCCTCCAAAGACTACCAATTAATGAGTGGTATCTCGGAAGATATTGAACAAACCGATAAGGTTTGGGTTATTTCTCGTGCCCGACTTCCCTGGCTGATGGTAGCAATGATGGGAGGAATTATGGCATCGCAAGTTATTGGTCTGCACGAAGAATCCCTGCAAATTCATCCCGAAATGGCTTATTTTATGCCACTGATAGCTGCCATGGGAGGAAATGTTGGGGTACAATCATCGGCTATTATTGTACAAGGTTTAGCCAATAATACCCTGAGTCGGTCGGGTATTTTCCAGAAATTATTGAAAGAACTGAGTGTTGGTTTGCTCAACGCCCTGGCCTGTTCCTTGCTGCTGCTTTCTTATAATTTAGCCTTTCACCATGGATTTGCTTTAAGCGTTACGGTTAGCATTGCTTTGGTCATTGTAATTGTATTCGCCGCCATTTTTGGCACTCTAGTTCCACTAACCCTCGACCGTTACAACATAGACCCGGCCTTGGCCACCGGTCCTTTTATTACCACCAGCAACGATATAATTGGCCTCTTTATTTATTTTATGGTTGCCCGGGCCATGTATGGGTTAATTTAA